A single region of the Candidatus Zixiibacteriota bacterium genome encodes:
- a CDS encoding SBBP repeat-containing protein, producing MLTSVRPSVSKTTDTIFLCLSPAAIVLLLMFLSQPLRAENSSVTVAAGVSGLSAQTWEPADAATEAQVNEWTNNLSFGFTPNRGQVANIDGKTADDVLFSANVQGAEVYVTKSGLSHYFLKRIKKGAKVWRPKGAAIGPKEFEWRRIDLNLTGAAIAAERVTMEEPLTDLGVTHFYRSQRPEGVLGVPTYGKVTFAEVYRGIDWVVLSRPGAAVQHDFIVRPGADIAQIRMEYRGASSIEISADAARLRIRTELGEVQEGALHCFQADGAPVNGRFVVDGNIVTFAIDDYDRSQTLTIDPPLVWSTYYGGSNFDGPRSILCDNVNDFVYVVGYSFSNNMPTQNAPNGAFFQGTLTDSLLIDGFIWKFTQAGVRLWATYYGGTGSEANADCALDQFQNLYVCGYTTATNWPRYIMPGAYNDTTYNGGQADATIMKFNSLGVRQWASYYGGENYDYATSLVIDATGNIFMTGYTSSTMFPLLNPGGGAYFQPTIATFEDAFVVKFSPLGAQLWSTYLGGAGNEEALGIVVTVNAIYVTGLTQSPAFPVLNAAGAYFDSTLGGTQDGFVSRFNLNGVQTWASYLGGDSTDWADDAVVDGSGNVFVAGYSESTNFPVVNPGGAYIQSWGGDLDMTITKFTGADSLIWSTYYGGSQIDFLMGASGKSICLDPQGRFYITGMTFSTNFPVLNPPGPSFFQGTNIGVQDATIGVFNNSGTMLWSTYWGSDNPDFGSSISIGNYGCIFATGEAVDSGTFFLANPGGSTYYQPICGGLDDGYIAKFCQPTGACCIDFNCIPANSQAECTALGGQTFYPNQSCSTTTCSILCNICGTKYNDLNKNGVQDLGEPGLAGWTIQLYYWNGPLYASTTTDGSGNYCFNNIPCGAWTVTEQLQPNWVQTFPSPSVHNYSMGTGQTISDADFGNASCIADTCCIKPAAGMIAWYPFDETATGPANDIAARTRSGWHYADQFAHAEGVVNGAIALDSARYVRVFDDPFAQVDTGDFSIDVWINPETFAAACPNSPYQPCAAIPILDNRNSASGGNGNNGIMLYLKRVSSTQARLGLAMNVFPNAVDTFETPTAPVVLNEWQHVAVTVDRSSGSPVGVFYYNGDSVCAFTPRAGRIYSTNGVGSVLDIGHGPTSVSSNPGESCLNTERHFVGLLDELEIWIRPLPATEIDRLYSAGSRGKCKITCTLPTSAVLCRTATTVTLNLTICNRTPNTSVAQFSFAPMATGSGCNFDASGITFSPANGTINLAPGQCTQIPVTLSRPLGFTAGNVACFCVTVRDTLSGAMSTCCSKLIASNTWCVTVKDPRDITGVAMGQARTFVFSARNESDSAATLDYTLRGESSAEGGALTALRLNGLPPGVPVAGSLNLPPWGETNIDGAAVLGAFNPLDLESILIEADVDGDGVADALDVVLVQPVSFPDCNGNGIADSLDLLNGTAVDANGNGFPDECEPPSTGATPCYVCGDADGSAAVSISDAVYLINYIFAGGPAPSPVLAGDADCTASVSISDAVYLINYIFGGGPQPCSACP from the coding sequence ATGTTGACTTCCGTCCGCCCGAGTGTATCCAAGACCACCGACACCATATTCCTCTGTTTGAGCCCGGCAGCAATCGTGCTGTTGCTAATGTTCCTGTCGCAGCCGCTGCGCGCTGAGAATTCCAGCGTCACGGTTGCCGCCGGCGTTAGCGGTTTGAGCGCGCAGACGTGGGAGCCGGCCGATGCAGCCACCGAGGCTCAGGTGAACGAATGGACCAATAATCTGTCGTTCGGGTTTACGCCGAACCGCGGGCAAGTGGCGAATATCGACGGGAAGACGGCGGACGATGTTTTGTTCAGCGCCAACGTGCAGGGTGCGGAAGTGTATGTCACCAAGTCCGGACTGTCGCACTATTTCCTCAAGCGCATCAAGAAGGGCGCCAAGGTGTGGCGGCCGAAAGGCGCGGCAATCGGACCGAAAGAGTTCGAGTGGCGCCGGATCGATCTAAACTTGACTGGCGCAGCGATCGCGGCCGAGCGTGTGACCATGGAGGAACCCCTGACCGATCTCGGTGTGACGCACTTCTATCGCAGCCAGCGCCCTGAGGGTGTGCTCGGCGTCCCGACCTATGGCAAGGTGACCTTTGCGGAAGTTTATCGCGGGATCGACTGGGTGGTGCTGAGCCGACCCGGCGCGGCCGTCCAGCATGATTTTATCGTCCGCCCGGGCGCAGATATCGCGCAGATTCGGATGGAGTATCGCGGCGCCAGTTCGATCGAAATCTCGGCCGATGCCGCCCGGTTGCGGATTCGCACGGAATTGGGTGAGGTGCAGGAGGGCGCGTTGCACTGCTTCCAGGCCGACGGCGCGCCGGTGAACGGCCGCTTCGTGGTTGACGGCAACATCGTGACGTTTGCCATCGACGACTATGATCGCAGTCAGACGCTGACGATCGACCCGCCGCTGGTTTGGAGCACTTACTACGGCGGCTCAAACTTCGACGGCCCGCGCTCGATCCTCTGCGACAACGTCAACGATTTCGTCTACGTCGTCGGCTACAGCTTTTCGAACAACATGCCGACGCAGAACGCGCCCAACGGCGCCTTCTTCCAGGGCACACTGACCGACAGCCTGCTGATCGACGGCTTCATCTGGAAATTCACGCAGGCCGGCGTGCGGCTGTGGGCGACCTATTACGGCGGCACCGGCTCTGAGGCCAATGCCGATTGTGCCCTCGACCAGTTTCAGAACCTCTATGTCTGCGGCTACACGACTGCCACCAACTGGCCGCGCTACATCATGCCGGGCGCCTACAATGACACGACCTACAACGGCGGGCAAGCGGACGCGACGATCATGAAATTCAACTCGCTCGGCGTGCGCCAGTGGGCGAGCTACTATGGCGGCGAGAACTACGATTACGCGACCAGCCTGGTGATCGACGCCACCGGCAATATCTTCATGACCGGCTATACCTCCTCGACAATGTTCCCACTGCTGAATCCCGGCGGCGGGGCTTACTTCCAGCCGACGATTGCCACATTCGAAGACGCCTTTGTCGTCAAGTTCAGTCCGCTGGGCGCGCAGTTATGGTCGACCTATCTCGGCGGGGCCGGAAACGAGGAGGCGCTCGGCATCGTGGTTACGGTCAACGCGATCTACGTGACCGGCCTGACGCAGTCGCCGGCGTTTCCGGTGCTGAACGCGGCCGGCGCATATTTCGACAGCACGCTCGGCGGCACGCAGGACGGCTTTGTCAGTCGCTTCAATCTCAACGGGGTGCAGACCTGGGCGAGCTATCTTGGCGGCGACAGCACCGACTGGGCGGATGACGCGGTTGTCGACGGCAGCGGTAACGTCTTTGTGGCGGGCTATTCCGAATCGACGAATTTCCCGGTAGTCAATCCGGGCGGCGCCTATATCCAGAGTTGGGGCGGCGACCTCGACATGACGATCACCAAATTCACCGGCGCCGACAGCTTGATCTGGAGCACGTATTACGGCGGGAGCCAGATTGACTTTCTGATGGGGGCCAGCGGCAAGTCGATCTGCCTCGACCCCCAGGGGCGATTCTATATCACCGGCATGACCTTCTCGACGAACTTCCCGGTGCTCAATCCGCCGGGCCCGTCGTTCTTCCAGGGCACGAACATCGGCGTCCAGGATGCCACGATCGGGGTTTTCAACAACAGCGGCACGATGCTGTGGTCGACCTATTGGGGTAGTGACAATCCCGACTTCGGTTCCAGTATCTCGATTGGAAACTATGGCTGCATCTTCGCTACCGGCGAGGCCGTCGATTCGGGTACTTTCTTCCTGGCCAATCCCGGTGGTTCGACCTACTATCAGCCGATTTGCGGCGGACTGGATGACGGCTATATCGCGAAATTCTGCCAGCCGACCGGCGCCTGCTGTATCGACTTCAACTGTATCCCGGCCAACAGCCAGGCGGAGTGCACGGCGCTCGGCGGGCAGACGTTCTATCCGAATCAATCGTGCTCGACCACGACCTGCAGCATTCTCTGCAACATCTGCGGCACCAAATACAACGACTTGAACAAGAATGGAGTCCAGGACCTTGGCGAACCAGGGCTGGCCGGCTGGACGATTCAGCTCTATTATTGGAACGGCCCGCTCTATGCCAGCACGACGACGGATGGCTCGGGCAACTACTGCTTCAACAACATCCCCTGCGGCGCCTGGACGGTGACCGAGCAGTTGCAGCCGAACTGGGTCCAGACCTTCCCCTCGCCGAGCGTGCACAATTATAGCATGGGCACCGGCCAGACGATCAGCGATGCGGACTTCGGCAACGCCAGTTGCATCGCCGACACCTGCTGCATCAAACCGGCGGCGGGCATGATTGCGTGGTATCCGTTCGACGAGACCGCGACGGGACCGGCCAACGATATTGCCGCCCGCACGCGCTCCGGCTGGCACTACGCCGACCAGTTCGCACATGCGGAGGGTGTCGTCAACGGCGCGATCGCGCTGGATTCGGCGCGCTACGTCCGCGTCTTCGACGACCCGTTCGCGCAAGTCGACACCGGCGATTTCTCGATCGATGTCTGGATCAACCCGGAGACTTTCGCCGCCGCTTGCCCGAATTCACCTTACCAGCCATGCGCGGCGATTCCGATTCTCGACAACCGCAACTCCGCCTCCGGCGGCAACGGCAACAACGGGATCATGCTGTACCTCAAGCGCGTGTCGTCGACGCAGGCGCGATTGGGGCTGGCGATGAATGTCTTCCCGAATGCGGTCGACACCTTTGAGACCCCGACGGCGCCAGTCGTGCTCAACGAATGGCAGCACGTCGCCGTGACGGTTGACCGCTCCAGCGGCTCGCCGGTGGGAGTCTTCTACTACAATGGCGATTCCGTCTGCGCCTTCACACCGCGAGCAGGACGAATCTACTCGACCAACGGTGTCGGCTCGGTGCTCGATATCGGCCACGGACCGACTTCAGTGAGTTCCAACCCCGGTGAAAGCTGCCTCAATACCGAGCGGCATTTCGTCGGATTGCTGGATGAGCTGGAAATCTGGATTCGCCCGCTGCCGGCGACCGAGATCGATCGCCTCTATTCCGCCGGCTCGCGCGGGAAGTGCAAGATCACCTGCACCCTGCCCACCTCGGCTGTGCTCTGCCGCACGGCGACCACGGTGACCTTGAATCTGACCATCTGCAACCGCACGCCGAACACCTCCGTGGCGCAGTTTTCGTTTGCGCCGATGGCGACCGGCAGCGGCTGCAACTTTGACGCGAGCGGCATTACCTTCAGCCCGGCCAACGGCACCATCAATCTGGCGCCGGGCCAGTGCACGCAAATTCCGGTGACGCTGAGTCGTCCGTTGGGATTCACGGCGGGCAACGTCGCCTGCTTCTGCGTGACGGTGCGCGATACGCTCTCCGGTGCGATGAGCACCTGCTGTTCGAAGTTAATTGCCTCCAACACCTGGTGCGTGACGGTGAAGGATCCACGCGATATTACCGGTGTGGCGATGGGACAAGCGCGCACATTCGTGTTTTCAGCCCGGAACGAATCCGATTCCGCGGCAACGCTTGACTACACATTGCGCGGTGAGAGTTCGGCCGAAGGCGGCGCCTTGACGGCGCTGCGGCTGAACGGGCTGCCGCCCGGCGTGCCGGTGGCCGGATCGTTGAATCTGCCGCCGTGGGGCGAGACCAATATCGACGGCGCCGCTGTGCTGGGCGCGTTTAATCCGCTTGATCTGGAGTCGATCCTGATTGAGGCGGATGTCGACGGCGACGGCGTGGCCGACGCGCTCGACGTCGTGCTGGTGCAGCCGGTCAGTTTCCCGGACTGCAACGGGAACGGTATAGCCGACAGCCTCGATCTGCTCAACGGCACGGCCGTCGATGCCAACGGCAACGGCTTCCCGGACGAATGCGAACCGCCGTCCACGGGCGCCACGCCTTGCTACGTCTGCGGTGACGCGGACGGGTCGGCAGCGGTTTCAATTTCGGACGCGGTTTACTTGATCAATTACATCTTTGCGGGCGGACCGGCACCGAGTCCGGTGCTGGCCGGGGATGCCGATTGTACAGCCAGCG